A genomic region of Cannabis sativa cultivar Pink pepper isolate KNU-18-1 chromosome 1, ASM2916894v1, whole genome shotgun sequence contains the following coding sequences:
- the LOC115707654 gene encoding FRIGIDA-like protein 4a has translation MATEMVVNTERVQKFFNDLEEQKTILSTCTQLFTTISTHFNSLQHSLSQKYQSLESRIQALESHSRDTLQSLDTREASIPERESASLARIQEQKEAALSEFEKQIPENLELSEALKSFSRKMDSAGLVKFIVSKRKESVSLRAEIVQSLAEAVDPPRLVLDSLEDFLNSKSAKAGVTDKRWACGLLVQALFPESHSEKIGPQFARTVVERAVMILEQWKGQMDGGESEGLALGAAEAVMFVQMVVGFGLNAKFDKAFLRKLMLQHASRRDMAKLAAVLEDKDSMQEIIDELVKNNKEVEAVYFACESGLAERFSPVTLLKSHLKNFKKNVANILKNGNNSLVATEESSNVELNSIRAIIKCVEDHKLESEFSVESLRKRATHLEKAKAERKKSSGASSKPQNKRGYSASSGRGGGGGSSSFRQSKAAKYSNTYSSFSRRNANPPPPVHHSTAARYSGAYNYPVQAVYDTPAPAPAPYPSSYGVPHAQSPVAIPQHYLSADNLSSTAFRSSGSYSGLTNYRPYDYAEAAPHTYQPSSYPK, from the exons atggCGACCGAAATGGTTGTCAACACGGAGAGAGTCCAGAAATTCTTCAACGACCTGGAGGAGCAAAAGACCATCCTTTCTACCTGCACTCAGCTATTCACAACCATATCCACCCACTTCAATTCTCTCCAACATTCCCTTTCCCAAAAGTACCAATCCCTCGAATCAAGAATCCAAGCTCTTGAATCCCATTCCCGCGATACCCTCCAGTCCCTCGACACCCGCGAGGCTTCCATTCCCGAACGAGAATCCGCCTCCCTCGCCCGCATCCAGGAGCAGAAGGAAGCTGCTTTGTCCGAGTTCGAAAAGCAAATTCCCGAAAACTTGGAACTTTCAGAGGCCCTTAAATCATTTTCCCGGAAAATGGATTCGGCGGGATTGGTGAAATTCATCGTTTCCAAGAGGAAGGAGTCCGTATCTTTGAGGGCAGAGATCGTTCAGTCCTTGGCGGAGGCTGTGGACCCGCCTAGACTGGTTCTTGATTCATTGGAGGATTTTCTGAATTCCAAGTCGGCCAAAGCTGGGGTTACTGATAAGCGATGGGCTTGTGGATTGCTTGTTCAGGCTTTGTTTCCTGAGAGCCATTCGGAGAAGATAGGACCTCAATTTGCGAGAACTGTCGTGGAGAGAGCAGTCATGATTTTGGAGCAGTGGAAGGGGCAGATGGATGGTGGTGAATCAGAAGGCTTGGCTTTAGGGGCTGCCGAAGCTGTTATGTTTGTGCAGATGGTAGTTGGGTTCGGGTTGAATGCGAAGTTCGATAAGGCTTTCTTGAGAAAGCTAATGCTGCAGCATGCTTCGAGGAGGGATATGGCAAAGCTCGCAGCTGTTTTAGAAGATAAAGACTCAATGCAAG AGATTATTGATGAGTTGGTGAAGAATAACAAAGAAGTGGAAGCTGTCTATTTTGCTTGTGAATCTGGGTTGGCTGAAAGATTCTCTCCTGTTACTTTGCTCAAGTCTCATCTCAAGAACTTCAAAAAGAATGTTGCCAACATATTAAAGAATGGAAACAATAGCTTGGTTGCAACG GAGGAATCTAGTAATGTGGAGTTAAATTCCATCAGAGCAATAATCAAATGTGTAGAAGACCACAAATTAGAGTCAGAATTTTCTGTTGAAAGTTTAAGAAAGCGGGCTACTCATCTGGAGAAAGCCAAGGCAGAGAGAAAGAAGAGTTCAGGAGCCTCCAGTAAACCTCAAAATAAGCGAGGATACAGTGCCAGCAGCGGccgaggtggtggtggtggatCATCTTCTTTTCGTCAATCCAAAGCTGCCAAGTATTCCAACACTTATTCCTCTTTTAGCAGGAGGAATGCGAATCCTCCTCCGCCGGTTCATCACAGCACTGCTGCAAGATATTCTGGAGCATACAACTACCCTGTTCAAGCTGTGTACGACACACCAGCTCCAGCCCCAGCCCCATATCCGTCCTCATACGGGGTTCCCCATGCTCAAAGCCCTGTCGCAATTCCTCAACACTATCTCTCGGCCGACAACTTGAGTAGTACTGCCTTTCGGAGCAGTGGCTCTTACAGTGGTCTGACCAACTACAGACCATATGATTATGCCGAAGCAGCTCCACATACTTACCAACCGTCCTCATATCCAAAATAG